One Setaria viridis chromosome 5, Setaria_viridis_v4.0, whole genome shotgun sequence genomic region harbors:
- the LOC117857542 gene encoding uncharacterized protein: MPAGGSSYLAPMPMTGRRSFAYHKLKKLPPAPAPPTATTLEHQDHQQQPPPPSAAAIQESYQSYYLALGAAVARARRRRQRPRRVRPRLRISGLARALRRGAAAAGARVRASVAKVARQLREGRPYIGDLFAGNYMFLQVAPSPTMVAGVDDKQRGFAPFTQYYYAKVGAKSIMPPPPAAGRALQVHQPAAAARVMYKV; encoded by the coding sequence ATGCCGGCCGGCGGCTCGTCCTACCTGGCGCCCATGCCCATGACCGGCCGCCGCAGCTTCGCCTACCACAAGCTCAAGAAGCTCccgcccgctcccgctccccccACTGCCACCACCCTCGAGCACCAagaccaccagcagcagcctccgccgccgtccgccgccgccatccaggAATCCTACCAGTCCTACTACCTCGCGCTGGGCGCCGCGGTCGCCAGGGcccggaggaggcggcagcggccgcggaGGGTGAGGCCGCGGCTGAGGATCTCGGGTCTGGCGCGGGCGCTGCgtcggggcgcggcggcggcaggggccagGGTGCGCGCGTCGGTGGCCAAGGTGGCTCGGCAGCTCAGGGAGGGCCGGCCATACATCGGGGACCTCTTCGCCGGGAACTACATGTTCCTGCAGGTCGCGCCGTCGCCCACAATGGTCGCCGGGGTCGACGACAAGCAGCGCGGGTTCGCGCCGTTCACGCAGTACTACTACGCCAAGGTCGGCGCCAAGAGcatcatgccgccgccgccggccgccggccgggcgctGCAGGTGCACCAACCTGCAGCTGCTGCGCGGGTGATGTACAAAGTGTAG
- the LOC117856772 gene encoding RNA-binding protein BRN1 — MAEDGEKAAPAAAASAGAAADAEGGGAGKGGGGEEQSVKLFVGQVPKHVTEAELLAMFREVAAVDEVTVIKDKVTKVSRGCCFLICPSREEADKAVNAYHNKRTLPGASSPLQVKYADGELERLEHKLFIGMLPKNVTDTELTDLFSEYGNIKDLQILRGSQQTSKAGCAFLKYETKEQALAAIEALNGKHKIEGSSVPLVVKWADTEKERQARKAQKAQLQLSNIPNANPMQQSSLFGALQMGYMPQYNGFGYQPPGTYGLMQYPLSPMQNQGPFQNMVQPVNQGNSIRGVNPELSPSSVQRSFNAMQLGSPYPAIPGMQYPGSYPGGLMNNRPFGNSNNSIKVPNSNATSTISSSPSSNAGGQIEGPPGANLFIYHIPQDYGDQELSSAFQSFGRVLSAKVFVDKATGVSKCFGFVSYDSPASAQAAINMMNGFQLGGKKLKVQLKRENNKHSKPY; from the exons ATGGCGGAGGACGGCGAGaaggccgcgcccgccgcggcagCGTCTGCGGGGGCGGCCGCGGAcgcggagggaggaggtgcagggaagggaggaggcggcgaggagcagAGCGTGAAGCTCTTCGTGGGGCAGGTGCCCAAGCACGTGACGGAGGCCGAGCTGCTCGCCATGTTCCGGGAGGTGGCCGCCGTCGACGAGGTCACCGTCATCAAGGACAAGGTCACCAAGGTCTCCCGAG GGTGCTGCTTCCTCATATGCCCCTCAAGGGAAGAAGCTGACAAGGCGGTGAATGCTTACCACAACAAGCGCACGCTCCCTGGG GCATCAAGTCCTTTGCAAGTAAAATATGCTGATGGAGAGTTGGAGAGGCTGG AACACAAGCTTTTCATTGGAATGCTTCCGAAAAATGTTACGGATACTGAGTTGACTGATCTGTTTTCTGAATATGGGAATATCAAGGATTTACAAATTTTGAGAGGTTCACAACAAACGAGCAAAG CTGGCTGCGCATTCcttaaatatgaaacaaaagagcAAGCATTGGCAGCCATTGAGGCTCTAAATGGGAAGCACAAAATAGAG GGTTCTAGTGTGCCATTGGTTGTCAAATGGGCTGATACAGAAAAGGAAAGACAGGCTAGGAAAGCACAAAAAGCTCAATTGCAGTTGTCTAATATTCCCAATGCAAACCCTATGCAGCAATCTTCATTATTTGGAGCTTTACAGATGGGATATATGCCTCAATATAATGGATTTGGTTATCAG CCACCCGGGACATATGGACTTATGCAGTACCCTTTGTCTCCTATGCAAAATCAAGGTCCCTTCCAGAATATGGTCCAGCCTGTTAATCAAGGAAACTCGATAAGAGGAGTCAATCCTGAACTGTCCCCCAGTTCAGTTCAAAGGTCATTTAATGCAATGCAGTTAGGCAGCCCTTATCCTGCCATCCCTGGTATGCAGTATCCTGGATCATATCCTGGTGGTCTCATGAACAATCGTCCTTTTGGAAATTCTAACAATTCGATTAAAGTTCCAAATTCAAATGCCACGTCCACCATATCTTCTAGTCCCAGCAGCAATGCCGGTGGGCAGATCGAAG GTCCTCCTGGAGCCAATCTATTTATTTATCATATCCCACAAGACTATGGTGACCAAGAACTTTCCAGTGCGTTTCAGAGTTTTGGTAGAGTACTAAGTGCTAAGGTGTTTGTAGACAAAGCAACGGGTGTCAGCAAATGCTTCG GTTTTGTGAGCTACGACTCTCCTGCTTCTGCACAGGCAGCCATCAATATGATGAACGGCTTCCAATTAGGTGGTAAGAAACTCAAAGTACAACTCAAGAGAGAAAACAACAAGCATAGTAAACCCTATTGA
- the LOC117856773 gene encoding pentatricopeptide repeat-containing protein At4g19220, mitochondrial-like, which translates to MRFCQADRNFSALVARHPFPLPSQLFCCIPEGSQASNAAGAELQPPASHRKTDALWQWMRRQNPCLLATKMLPISSARRPPVVLAARESSHHAPADNAHHLLDETPRSRAGAIVRALTASSSTGDANVVASLHCASLKTSAVLDPPVRTSLLTAYARVRDASAAQALFGEATVAPDVILWNAAISALTLSRRYDDAAALFRRMARELGEFDSTTVVVMLSGASRAGNLEHGMALHGMAAKRCLDADHLSLWNALVDMYAKCGDFFSSEVVFQRMPCRDTTSWNSVISGSIFNGLSEVSAWYFKEMTRSIFQPDEMLRRRSLQALQTGIRYHGML; encoded by the exons ATGCGTTTCTGTCAAGCGGATAGGAATTTTTCGGCCCTCGTGGCCCGCCACCCCTTTCCTTTGCCCTCTCAGCTCTTCTGCTGCATACCTGAAGGATCACAAGCCTCCAATGCCGCCGGAGCGGAGCTGCAACCGCCGGCAAGCCACCGGAAAACCGACGCGCTGTGGCAGTGGATGCGACGCCAAAATCCATGCCTACTGGCCACCAAGATGCTCCCGATCTCGTCGGCTCGCAGACCACcggtcgtcctcgccgcccgcgaATCCTCCCACCATGCGCCCGCGGACAACGCCCACCACCTGCTCGACGAAACGCCGCGCAGCAGGGCCGGCGCCATCGTGCGCGCCCTCACCGCATCCTCCTCCACCGGGGACGCGAACGTCGTCGCGTCGCTCCACTGCGCGTCCCTCAAGACGAGCGCCGTGCTGGACCCGCCCGTGCGCACGTCCCTGCTTACGGCGTACGCCAGGGTACGCGACGCGAGCGCCGCGCAGGCGCTGTTCGGCGAGGCCACCGTCGCCCCCGACGTGATCCTGTGGAACGCGGCCATCAGCGCCTTGACGCTGAGTCGCCGGTACGACGATGCCGCGGCTCTTTTCAGGCGGATGGCGCGCGAACTCGGGGAGTTTGATTCGACGACGGTGGTTGTCATGCTGTCGGGGGCGTCCCGCGCGGGTAACCTTGAGCACGGGATGGCGCTTCATGGCATGGCAGCAAAGAGATGCCTGGATGCCGACCATCTGAGCCTGTGGAACGCTCTTGTTGACATGTACGCAAAATGTGGTGATTTTTTCTCCTCAGAGGTTGTGTTTCAGAGGATGCCATGCAGGGATACCACCTCATGGAACTCTGTGATAAGTGGAAGCATTTTTAATGGACTTTCTGAGGTCTCAGCATGGTACTTCAAGGAAATGACACGTTCCATCTTTCAGCCTGATGAG ATGCTGCGGAGAAGGTCTTTGCAAGCACTTCAAACAGGAATTCGGTATCATGGAATGCTATGA
- the LOC117856775 gene encoding photosystem II reaction center PSB28 protein, chloroplastic, whose product MAAVMKALAVASPVSARAQPRRCVAGTPSHQSLQSSFNGMSLQCRPAPRPRPCSSRSSSVQVVMMAKPSIQFIQGTDEQTIPDVRLTKSRDGTNGVAIFTFEQPSVFDSSAELGDITGFYMIDEEGTLQSVDVSAKFVNGKPARIEAKYVMRTPRDWDRFMRFMERYSQANGLQFVKN is encoded by the exons ATGGCTGCTGTGATGAAGGCTCTTGCCGTTGCCTCGCCGGTCTCGGCCCGAGCACAGCCCCGTCGGTGTGTTGCAG GTACCCCTAGCCATCAGAGCCTGCAGTCGTCCTTCAACGGCATGTCCCTGCAGTGCCGGCCAGCGCCGCGACCGCGGCCATGCTCCTCCCGGTCGTCGTCGGTGCAGGTGGTGATGATGGCGAAGCCGTCGATCCAGTTCATCCAGGGCACGGACGAGCAGACGATCCCGGACGTGCGTCTGACCAAGTCCCGGGACGGCACCAACGGCGTGGCCATCTTCACCTTCGAGCAGCCGTCGGTGTTCGACTCGTCGGCGGAGCTGGGCGACATCACGGGGTTCTACATGATCGACGAGGAAGGCACGCTGCAGTCGGTGGACGTGAGCGCCAAGTTCGTCAACGGGAAGCCGGCGCGGATCGAGGCCAAGTACGTGATGCGCACGCCCCGGGACTGGGACCGCTTCATGCGCTTCATGGAGCGCTACTCCCAGGCCAACGGCCTCCAGTTCGTCAAGAACTGA
- the LOC117855482 gene encoding uncharacterized protein has product MARTRPLGGRLLLLAVLAAVLALHHAPPSCAAWSELPALSISAAPEYPPLPRLPRQHGHHPHSALPPAALALSPDIMPVLPSPAEDGAAAPPSDAEPTIPSSPSPPNPDALEPNSAFAPSGYAPAVAAQSPAPPPARAATVAWALPVVALLAMWSV; this is encoded by the coding sequence ATGGCGAGGACGCGCCCGCTCGgcggccggctcctcctcctcgccgtcctcgccgccgtgctGGCGCTCCACCACGCGCCGCCGTCGTGCGCCGCGTGGTCCGAGCTCCCGGCGTTGTCTATCTCCGCGGCGCCCGAGTACCCGCCTCTCCCGCGCCTCCCCAGGCAGCACGGCCACCACCCCCACTCCGccctcccgccggcggcgctggcgctgtcGCCGGACATCATGCCCGtgctcccctcccccgccgaggacggcgccgccgcgccgccgtccgacGCCGAGCCCACCATCCCGTCCAGCCCGAGCCCGCCCAACCCCGACGCGCTCGAGCCCAACTCCGCCTTCGCGCCGTCCGGCTacgcgcccgccgtcgccgcgcagtctcccgcgccgccgccggcccgggcGGCGACCGTGGCGTGGGCGCTCCCTGTCGTCGCGCTGCTGGCCATGTGGTCGGTGTAG